One genomic window of Numida meleagris isolate 19003 breed g44 Domestic line chromosome 1, NumMel1.0, whole genome shotgun sequence includes the following:
- the TSGA10 gene encoding testis-specific gene 10 protein isoform X5 has translation MSARRSPGRRRGRAEARLETQIQHQQNNIKKLEHTVETLKSVILQTEDEISQGKSPSRLDTFIKTLEEDRDYYKGKTENLLRVFRSASSSPKCSSSRGSMSKETPHTQGLSSDPDVLINLRELESTLKKYRHHLAEIQDTSKVLAAERDRIASFYEQAREKISRLRREVIKCPRTPESTVSAQAMLKLVETERDTALSDFQRMTTERDSLREQLKISQETAFNEKAHLQQRIEELETTIQNLDSERLEQMFRVALMKEHINSLETELSHQKTEYISLSLKNEKTEQILSEAERSLVKKKYEMELNEEKIRLLNEKIDDFSKQSFAQEEKICALKETIVQLGKEKKTLQECVEEEREKTATSEENLKIKEKTISDLKILMSDLERSKQKSAEALCICEKDINSLRQQLQETNKELTQTKKDRESLAQEKDRLQEHLSNTKHENQVLHMKITKYQNDMKLKAQDSNTDIVRLKGVLKSKLQSECDSTRSEIGLLKKKLENGRASLKNLASSLVSNHEREFQAQTAEQENSSFKNF, from the exons ACTCAAATTCAACACCAGCAGAACAACATAAAGAAGCTGGAACACACAGTGGAAACATTAAAATCT GTTATTTTGCAAACAGAAGACGAAATAAGCCAAGGGAAATCGCCTTCCAGGCTTGACACGTTTATTAAGACATTGGAAGAGGACAGAGACTACTATAAAGGCAAGACTGAGAATTTGCTGAGGGTATTTAGAAGCGCATCTTCAAGTCCTAAGTGTAGTTCTTCTCGGGGCAGCATGTCAAAAGAAACCCCACACACCCAG ggATTGAGTTCTGATCCGGATGTTTTGATCAATTTGAGAGAACTTGAgtcaacactgaaaaaatacaggcaCCATCTGGCAGAAATTCAGGATACCTCCAAAGTTTTAGCAGCTGAGAGAGACAGAATTGCCAGTTTTTACGAACAG gCACGGGAAAAGATTTCCCGACTTCGTCGGGAAGTCATCAAATGTCCCAGGACTCCAGAAAGTACTGTGTCAGCTCAAGCGATGTTAAAGCTTGTGGAGACAGAAAGGGATACAGCACTGTCAGATTTCCAAAGGATGACTACAGAACGTGACAGTctcagggagcagctgaag ATTTCCCAAGAGACTGCATTTAATGAGAAAGCTCATTTGCAGCAGAGAATTGAAGAGCTAGAAACTACTATTCAAAAT tTAGATAGCGAACGGTTAGAGCAGATGTTCAGGGTGGCTCTAATGAAAGAACACATCAATTCTCTGGAAACAGAACTGAGCCACCAGAAAACTGAATATATTTCACTGAG TCTAAAGAATGAAAAGACGGAGCAGATTCtttcagaggcagagagaagccttgttaagaaaaaatatgaaatggaacttaatgaagagaaaattagacttttaaatgaaaaaatcg ATgacttttcaaaacaaagttttgcACAAGAAGAGAAGATCTGTGCTTTGAAAGAAACAATTGTGCAGCTTggtaaagagaagaaaactttgCAAGAGtgtgtggaagaagaaagagagaagaccGCCACTTCTGAGGAAAACCTGAAGATTAAA gagaaaacCATTTCAGATTTGAAGATTCTGATGTCTGATTTGGAGCGTTCTAAACA AAAATCTGCTGAAGCGCTCTGTATCTGTGAGAAAGATATCAACAGTTTGCGTCAACAGCTGCAAGAAACCAACAAAGAACTCACACAGACTAAGAAGGACAGAGAATCATTAGCTCAGGAGAAGGACAGGTTACAAGAGCATCTTTCTAATACTAAGCACGAAAATCAG GTGCTACATATGAAAATAACTAAGTACCAGAATGACATGAAGTTGAAAGCCCAGGATTCAAACACAGATATTGTCAGGCTGAAGGGAGTACTTAAGTCTAAA CTGCAGAGTGAATGTGATTCAACACGTTCTGAAATAgggctgctgaaaaaaaaactggaaaatggaagAGCATCCCTGAAAAACCTGGCATCTTCGCTCGTCTCCAATCATGAGAGAGAATTTCAGGCACAGACAGCAGAGCAAGA gaaTTCTTCATTCAAGAACTTCTAG
- the TSGA10 gene encoding testis-specific gene 10 protein isoform X2 — protein MSARRSPGRRRGRAEARLETQIQHQQNNIKKLEHTVETLKSVILQTEDEISQGKSPSRLDTFIKTLEEDRDYYKGKTENLLRVFRSASSSPKCSSSRGSMSKETPHTQGLSSDPDVLINLRELESTLKKYRHHLAEIQDTSKVLAAERDRIASFYEQAREKISRLRREVIKCPRTPESTVSAQAMLKLVETERDTALSDFQRMTTERDSLREQLKISQETAFNEKAHLQQRIEELETTIQNLDSERLEQMFRVALMKEHINSLETELSHQKTEYISLSLKNEKTEQILSEAERSLVKKKYEMELNEEKIRLLNEKIDDFSKQSFAQEEKICALKETIVQLGKEKKTLQECVEEEREKTATSEENLKIKEKTISDLKILMSDLERSKQKSAEALCICEKDINSLRQQLQETNKELTQTKKDRESLAQEKDRLQEHLSNTKHENQVLHMKITKYQNDMKLKAQDSNTDIVRLKGVLKSKERENCELLENYHKACEQRESWEAKCHQAEADCNSVRFALKSVESENRRLKEKMKTLETGMERLQSECDSTRSEIGLLKKKLENGRASLKNLASSLVSNHEREFQAQTAEQENSSFKNF, from the exons ACTCAAATTCAACACCAGCAGAACAACATAAAGAAGCTGGAACACACAGTGGAAACATTAAAATCT GTTATTTTGCAAACAGAAGACGAAATAAGCCAAGGGAAATCGCCTTCCAGGCTTGACACGTTTATTAAGACATTGGAAGAGGACAGAGACTACTATAAAGGCAAGACTGAGAATTTGCTGAGGGTATTTAGAAGCGCATCTTCAAGTCCTAAGTGTAGTTCTTCTCGGGGCAGCATGTCAAAAGAAACCCCACACACCCAG ggATTGAGTTCTGATCCGGATGTTTTGATCAATTTGAGAGAACTTGAgtcaacactgaaaaaatacaggcaCCATCTGGCAGAAATTCAGGATACCTCCAAAGTTTTAGCAGCTGAGAGAGACAGAATTGCCAGTTTTTACGAACAG gCACGGGAAAAGATTTCCCGACTTCGTCGGGAAGTCATCAAATGTCCCAGGACTCCAGAAAGTACTGTGTCAGCTCAAGCGATGTTAAAGCTTGTGGAGACAGAAAGGGATACAGCACTGTCAGATTTCCAAAGGATGACTACAGAACGTGACAGTctcagggagcagctgaag ATTTCCCAAGAGACTGCATTTAATGAGAAAGCTCATTTGCAGCAGAGAATTGAAGAGCTAGAAACTACTATTCAAAAT tTAGATAGCGAACGGTTAGAGCAGATGTTCAGGGTGGCTCTAATGAAAGAACACATCAATTCTCTGGAAACAGAACTGAGCCACCAGAAAACTGAATATATTTCACTGAG TCTAAAGAATGAAAAGACGGAGCAGATTCtttcagaggcagagagaagccttgttaagaaaaaatatgaaatggaacttaatgaagagaaaattagacttttaaatgaaaaaatcg ATgacttttcaaaacaaagttttgcACAAGAAGAGAAGATCTGTGCTTTGAAAGAAACAATTGTGCAGCTTggtaaagagaagaaaactttgCAAGAGtgtgtggaagaagaaagagagaagaccGCCACTTCTGAGGAAAACCTGAAGATTAAA gagaaaacCATTTCAGATTTGAAGATTCTGATGTCTGATTTGGAGCGTTCTAAACA AAAATCTGCTGAAGCGCTCTGTATCTGTGAGAAAGATATCAACAGTTTGCGTCAACAGCTGCAAGAAACCAACAAAGAACTCACACAGACTAAGAAGGACAGAGAATCATTAGCTCAGGAGAAGGACAGGTTACAAGAGCATCTTTCTAATACTAAGCACGAAAATCAG GTGCTACATATGAAAATAACTAAGTACCAGAATGACATGAAGTTGAAAGCCCAGGATTCAAACACAGATATTGTCAGGCTGAAGGGAGTACTTAAGTCTAAA GAGAGAGAGAACTGTGAGCTTTTGGAGAATTACCACAAAGCCTGTGAACAAAGAGAAAGTTGGGAAGCAAAGTGCCATCAAGCAGAAGCAGATTGTAACTCTGTTAGATTTGCATTAAAAAGTGTGGAATCTGAGAACCGCAggttgaaagagaaaatgaagaccCTTGAAACAGGGATGGAACGA CTGCAGAGTGAATGTGATTCAACACGTTCTGAAATAgggctgctgaaaaaaaaactggaaaatggaagAGCATCCCTGAAAAACCTGGCATCTTCGCTCGTCTCCAATCATGAGAGAGAATTTCAGGCACAGACAGCAGAGCAAGA gaaTTCTTCATTCAAGAACTTCTAG
- the TSGA10 gene encoding testis-specific gene 10 protein isoform X3 gives MSARRSPGRRRGRAEARLETQIQHQQNNIKKLEHTVETLKSVILQTEDEISQGKSPSRLDTFIKTLEEDRDYYKGKTENLLRVFRSASSSPKCSSSRGSMSKETPHTQGLSSDPDVLINLRELESTLKKYRHHLAEIQDTSKVLAAERDRIASFYEQAREKISRLRREVIKCPRTPESTVSAQAMLKLVETERDTALSDFQRMTTERDSLREQLKISQETAFNEKAHLQQRIEELETTIQNLDSERLEQMFRVALMKEHINSLETELSHQKTEYISLSLKNEKTEQILSEAERSLVKKKYEMELNEEKIRLLNEKIDDFSKQSFAQEEKICALKETIVQLGKEKKTLQECVEEEREKTATSEENLKIKEKTISDLKILMSDLERSKQKSAEALCICEKDINSLRQQLQETNKELTQTKKDRESLAQEKDRLQEHLSNTKHENQVLHMKITKYQNDMKLKAQDSNTDIVRLKGVLKSKERENCELLENYHKACEQRESWEAKCHQAEADCNSVRFALKSVESENRRLKEKMKTLETGMERLQSECDSTRSEIGLLKKKLENGRASLKNLASSLVSNHEREFQAQTAEQE, from the exons ACTCAAATTCAACACCAGCAGAACAACATAAAGAAGCTGGAACACACAGTGGAAACATTAAAATCT GTTATTTTGCAAACAGAAGACGAAATAAGCCAAGGGAAATCGCCTTCCAGGCTTGACACGTTTATTAAGACATTGGAAGAGGACAGAGACTACTATAAAGGCAAGACTGAGAATTTGCTGAGGGTATTTAGAAGCGCATCTTCAAGTCCTAAGTGTAGTTCTTCTCGGGGCAGCATGTCAAAAGAAACCCCACACACCCAG ggATTGAGTTCTGATCCGGATGTTTTGATCAATTTGAGAGAACTTGAgtcaacactgaaaaaatacaggcaCCATCTGGCAGAAATTCAGGATACCTCCAAAGTTTTAGCAGCTGAGAGAGACAGAATTGCCAGTTTTTACGAACAG gCACGGGAAAAGATTTCCCGACTTCGTCGGGAAGTCATCAAATGTCCCAGGACTCCAGAAAGTACTGTGTCAGCTCAAGCGATGTTAAAGCTTGTGGAGACAGAAAGGGATACAGCACTGTCAGATTTCCAAAGGATGACTACAGAACGTGACAGTctcagggagcagctgaag ATTTCCCAAGAGACTGCATTTAATGAGAAAGCTCATTTGCAGCAGAGAATTGAAGAGCTAGAAACTACTATTCAAAAT tTAGATAGCGAACGGTTAGAGCAGATGTTCAGGGTGGCTCTAATGAAAGAACACATCAATTCTCTGGAAACAGAACTGAGCCACCAGAAAACTGAATATATTTCACTGAG TCTAAAGAATGAAAAGACGGAGCAGATTCtttcagaggcagagagaagccttgttaagaaaaaatatgaaatggaacttaatgaagagaaaattagacttttaaatgaaaaaatcg ATgacttttcaaaacaaagttttgcACAAGAAGAGAAGATCTGTGCTTTGAAAGAAACAATTGTGCAGCTTggtaaagagaagaaaactttgCAAGAGtgtgtggaagaagaaagagagaagaccGCCACTTCTGAGGAAAACCTGAAGATTAAA gagaaaacCATTTCAGATTTGAAGATTCTGATGTCTGATTTGGAGCGTTCTAAACA AAAATCTGCTGAAGCGCTCTGTATCTGTGAGAAAGATATCAACAGTTTGCGTCAACAGCTGCAAGAAACCAACAAAGAACTCACACAGACTAAGAAGGACAGAGAATCATTAGCTCAGGAGAAGGACAGGTTACAAGAGCATCTTTCTAATACTAAGCACGAAAATCAG GTGCTACATATGAAAATAACTAAGTACCAGAATGACATGAAGTTGAAAGCCCAGGATTCAAACACAGATATTGTCAGGCTGAAGGGAGTACTTAAGTCTAAA GAGAGAGAGAACTGTGAGCTTTTGGAGAATTACCACAAAGCCTGTGAACAAAGAGAAAGTTGGGAAGCAAAGTGCCATCAAGCAGAAGCAGATTGTAACTCTGTTAGATTTGCATTAAAAAGTGTGGAATCTGAGAACCGCAggttgaaagagaaaatgaagaccCTTGAAACAGGGATGGAACGA CTGCAGAGTGAATGTGATTCAACACGTTCTGAAATAgggctgctgaaaaaaaaactggaaaatggaagAGCATCCCTGAAAAACCTGGCATCTTCGCTCGTCTCCAATCATGAGAGAGAATTTCAGGCACAGACAGCAGAGCAAGA gtAG
- the TSGA10 gene encoding testis-specific gene 10 protein isoform X4 codes for MSARRSPGRRRGRAEARLETQIQHQQNNIKKLEHTVETLKSVILQTEDEISQGKSPSRLDTFIKTLEEDRDYYKGKTENLLRVFRSASSSPKCSSSRGSMSKETPHTQGLSSDPDVLINLRELESTLKKYRHHLAEIQDTSKVLAAERDRIASFYEQISQETAFNEKAHLQQRIEELETTIQNLDSERLEQMFRVALMKEHINSLETELSHQKTEYISLSLKNEKTEQILSEAERSLVKKKYEMELNEEKIRLLNEKIDDFSKQSFAQEEKICALKETIVQLGKEKKTLQECVEEEREKTATSEENLKIKEKTISDLKILMSDLERSKQKSAEALCICEKDINSLRQQLQETNKELTQTKKDRESLAQEKDRLQEHLSNTKHENQVLHMKITKYQNDMKLKAQDSNTDIVRLKGVLKSKERENCELLENYHKACEQRESWEAKCHQAEADCNSVRFALKSVESENRRLKEKMKTLETGMERHLTIEEAYQSQLSTLRKSFVKMEGELQNIHQERVSILANITSVQELCLKLDAGKEVLSQQLTSTSEKAERVCEIN; via the exons ACTCAAATTCAACACCAGCAGAACAACATAAAGAAGCTGGAACACACAGTGGAAACATTAAAATCT GTTATTTTGCAAACAGAAGACGAAATAAGCCAAGGGAAATCGCCTTCCAGGCTTGACACGTTTATTAAGACATTGGAAGAGGACAGAGACTACTATAAAGGCAAGACTGAGAATTTGCTGAGGGTATTTAGAAGCGCATCTTCAAGTCCTAAGTGTAGTTCTTCTCGGGGCAGCATGTCAAAAGAAACCCCACACACCCAG ggATTGAGTTCTGATCCGGATGTTTTGATCAATTTGAGAGAACTTGAgtcaacactgaaaaaatacaggcaCCATCTGGCAGAAATTCAGGATACCTCCAAAGTTTTAGCAGCTGAGAGAGACAGAATTGCCAGTTTTTACGAACAG ATTTCCCAAGAGACTGCATTTAATGAGAAAGCTCATTTGCAGCAGAGAATTGAAGAGCTAGAAACTACTATTCAAAAT tTAGATAGCGAACGGTTAGAGCAGATGTTCAGGGTGGCTCTAATGAAAGAACACATCAATTCTCTGGAAACAGAACTGAGCCACCAGAAAACTGAATATATTTCACTGAG TCTAAAGAATGAAAAGACGGAGCAGATTCtttcagaggcagagagaagccttgttaagaaaaaatatgaaatggaacttaatgaagagaaaattagacttttaaatgaaaaaatcg ATgacttttcaaaacaaagttttgcACAAGAAGAGAAGATCTGTGCTTTGAAAGAAACAATTGTGCAGCTTggtaaagagaagaaaactttgCAAGAGtgtgtggaagaagaaagagagaagaccGCCACTTCTGAGGAAAACCTGAAGATTAAA gagaaaacCATTTCAGATTTGAAGATTCTGATGTCTGATTTGGAGCGTTCTAAACA AAAATCTGCTGAAGCGCTCTGTATCTGTGAGAAAGATATCAACAGTTTGCGTCAACAGCTGCAAGAAACCAACAAAGAACTCACACAGACTAAGAAGGACAGAGAATCATTAGCTCAGGAGAAGGACAGGTTACAAGAGCATCTTTCTAATACTAAGCACGAAAATCAG GTGCTACATATGAAAATAACTAAGTACCAGAATGACATGAAGTTGAAAGCCCAGGATTCAAACACAGATATTGTCAGGCTGAAGGGAGTACTTAAGTCTAAA GAGAGAGAGAACTGTGAGCTTTTGGAGAATTACCACAAAGCCTGTGAACAAAGAGAAAGTTGGGAAGCAAAGTGCCATCAAGCAGAAGCAGATTGTAACTCTGTTAGATTTGCATTAAAAAGTGTGGAATCTGAGAACCGCAggttgaaagagaaaatgaagaccCTTGAAACAGGGATGGAACGA CATTTAACAATAGAAGAAGCATATCAGTCTCAGCTTTCTACCTTACGCAAGTCTTTTGTGAAAATGGAAGGAGAGCTTCAAAACATACATCAGGAGAGAGTCTCTATACTTGCAAATATCACATCTGTGCAAGAACTTTGCCTTAAATTAGATGCAGGCAAAGAAGTATTAAGTCAGCAGTTAACTTCCACAtcagagaaggcagagagggtatgtgaaataaattag
- the TSGA10 gene encoding testis-specific gene 10 protein isoform X1, with product MSARRSPGRRRGRAEARLETQIQHQQNNIKKLEHTVETLKSVILQTEDEISQGKSPSRLDTFIKTLEEDRDYYKGKTENLLRVFRSASSSPKCSSSRGSMSKETPHTQGLSSDPDVLINLRELESTLKKYRHHLAEIQDTSKVLAAERDRIASFYEQAREKISRLRREVIKCPRTPESTVSAQAMLKLVETERDTALSDFQRMTTERDSLREQLKISQETAFNEKAHLQQRIEELETTIQNLDSERLEQMFRVALMKEHINSLETELSHQKTEYISLSLKNEKTEQILSEAERSLVKKKYEMELNEEKIRLLNEKIDDFSKQSFAQEEKICALKETIVQLGKEKKTLQECVEEEREKTATSEENLKIKEKTISDLKILMSDLERSKQKSAEALCICEKDINSLRQQLQETNKELTQTKKDRESLAQEKDRLQEHLSNTKHENQVLHMKITKYQNDMKLKAQDSNTDIVRLKGVLKSKERENCELLENYHKACEQRESWEAKCHQAEADCNSVRFALKSVESENRRLKEKMKTLETGMERHLTIEEAYQSQLSTLRKSFVKMEGELQNIHQERVSILANITSVQELCLKLDAGKEVLSQQLTSTSEKAERVCEIN from the exons ACTCAAATTCAACACCAGCAGAACAACATAAAGAAGCTGGAACACACAGTGGAAACATTAAAATCT GTTATTTTGCAAACAGAAGACGAAATAAGCCAAGGGAAATCGCCTTCCAGGCTTGACACGTTTATTAAGACATTGGAAGAGGACAGAGACTACTATAAAGGCAAGACTGAGAATTTGCTGAGGGTATTTAGAAGCGCATCTTCAAGTCCTAAGTGTAGTTCTTCTCGGGGCAGCATGTCAAAAGAAACCCCACACACCCAG ggATTGAGTTCTGATCCGGATGTTTTGATCAATTTGAGAGAACTTGAgtcaacactgaaaaaatacaggcaCCATCTGGCAGAAATTCAGGATACCTCCAAAGTTTTAGCAGCTGAGAGAGACAGAATTGCCAGTTTTTACGAACAG gCACGGGAAAAGATTTCCCGACTTCGTCGGGAAGTCATCAAATGTCCCAGGACTCCAGAAAGTACTGTGTCAGCTCAAGCGATGTTAAAGCTTGTGGAGACAGAAAGGGATACAGCACTGTCAGATTTCCAAAGGATGACTACAGAACGTGACAGTctcagggagcagctgaag ATTTCCCAAGAGACTGCATTTAATGAGAAAGCTCATTTGCAGCAGAGAATTGAAGAGCTAGAAACTACTATTCAAAAT tTAGATAGCGAACGGTTAGAGCAGATGTTCAGGGTGGCTCTAATGAAAGAACACATCAATTCTCTGGAAACAGAACTGAGCCACCAGAAAACTGAATATATTTCACTGAG TCTAAAGAATGAAAAGACGGAGCAGATTCtttcagaggcagagagaagccttgttaagaaaaaatatgaaatggaacttaatgaagagaaaattagacttttaaatgaaaaaatcg ATgacttttcaaaacaaagttttgcACAAGAAGAGAAGATCTGTGCTTTGAAAGAAACAATTGTGCAGCTTggtaaagagaagaaaactttgCAAGAGtgtgtggaagaagaaagagagaagaccGCCACTTCTGAGGAAAACCTGAAGATTAAA gagaaaacCATTTCAGATTTGAAGATTCTGATGTCTGATTTGGAGCGTTCTAAACA AAAATCTGCTGAAGCGCTCTGTATCTGTGAGAAAGATATCAACAGTTTGCGTCAACAGCTGCAAGAAACCAACAAAGAACTCACACAGACTAAGAAGGACAGAGAATCATTAGCTCAGGAGAAGGACAGGTTACAAGAGCATCTTTCTAATACTAAGCACGAAAATCAG GTGCTACATATGAAAATAACTAAGTACCAGAATGACATGAAGTTGAAAGCCCAGGATTCAAACACAGATATTGTCAGGCTGAAGGGAGTACTTAAGTCTAAA GAGAGAGAGAACTGTGAGCTTTTGGAGAATTACCACAAAGCCTGTGAACAAAGAGAAAGTTGGGAAGCAAAGTGCCATCAAGCAGAAGCAGATTGTAACTCTGTTAGATTTGCATTAAAAAGTGTGGAATCTGAGAACCGCAggttgaaagagaaaatgaagaccCTTGAAACAGGGATGGAACGA CATTTAACAATAGAAGAAGCATATCAGTCTCAGCTTTCTACCTTACGCAAGTCTTTTGTGAAAATGGAAGGAGAGCTTCAAAACATACATCAGGAGAGAGTCTCTATACTTGCAAATATCACATCTGTGCAAGAACTTTGCCTTAAATTAGATGCAGGCAAAGAAGTATTAAGTCAGCAGTTAACTTCCACAtcagagaaggcagagagggtatgtgaaataaattag
- the TSGA10 gene encoding testis-specific gene 10 protein isoform X6 produces MSKETPHTQGLSSDPDVLINLRELESTLKKYRHHLAEIQDTSKVLAAERDRIASFYEQAREKISRLRREVIKCPRTPESTVSAQAMLKLVETERDTALSDFQRMTTERDSLREQLKISQETAFNEKAHLQQRIEELETTIQNLDSERLEQMFRVALMKEHINSLETELSHQKTEYISLSLKNEKTEQILSEAERSLVKKKYEMELNEEKIRLLNEKIDDFSKQSFAQEEKICALKETIVQLGKEKKTLQECVEEEREKTATSEENLKIKEKTISDLKILMSDLERSKQKSAEALCICEKDINSLRQQLQETNKELTQTKKDRESLAQEKDRLQEHLSNTKHENQVLHMKITKYQNDMKLKAQDSNTDIVRLKGVLKSKERENCELLENYHKACEQRESWEAKCHQAEADCNSVRFALKSVESENRRLKEKMKTLETGMERHLTIEEAYQSQLSTLRKSFVKMEGELQNIHQERVSILANITSVQELCLKLDAGKEVLSQQLTSTSEKAERVCEIN; encoded by the exons ATGTCAAAAGAAACCCCACACACCCAG ggATTGAGTTCTGATCCGGATGTTTTGATCAATTTGAGAGAACTTGAgtcaacactgaaaaaatacaggcaCCATCTGGCAGAAATTCAGGATACCTCCAAAGTTTTAGCAGCTGAGAGAGACAGAATTGCCAGTTTTTACGAACAG gCACGGGAAAAGATTTCCCGACTTCGTCGGGAAGTCATCAAATGTCCCAGGACTCCAGAAAGTACTGTGTCAGCTCAAGCGATGTTAAAGCTTGTGGAGACAGAAAGGGATACAGCACTGTCAGATTTCCAAAGGATGACTACAGAACGTGACAGTctcagggagcagctgaag ATTTCCCAAGAGACTGCATTTAATGAGAAAGCTCATTTGCAGCAGAGAATTGAAGAGCTAGAAACTACTATTCAAAAT tTAGATAGCGAACGGTTAGAGCAGATGTTCAGGGTGGCTCTAATGAAAGAACACATCAATTCTCTGGAAACAGAACTGAGCCACCAGAAAACTGAATATATTTCACTGAG TCTAAAGAATGAAAAGACGGAGCAGATTCtttcagaggcagagagaagccttgttaagaaaaaatatgaaatggaacttaatgaagagaaaattagacttttaaatgaaaaaatcg ATgacttttcaaaacaaagttttgcACAAGAAGAGAAGATCTGTGCTTTGAAAGAAACAATTGTGCAGCTTggtaaagagaagaaaactttgCAAGAGtgtgtggaagaagaaagagagaagaccGCCACTTCTGAGGAAAACCTGAAGATTAAA gagaaaacCATTTCAGATTTGAAGATTCTGATGTCTGATTTGGAGCGTTCTAAACA AAAATCTGCTGAAGCGCTCTGTATCTGTGAGAAAGATATCAACAGTTTGCGTCAACAGCTGCAAGAAACCAACAAAGAACTCACACAGACTAAGAAGGACAGAGAATCATTAGCTCAGGAGAAGGACAGGTTACAAGAGCATCTTTCTAATACTAAGCACGAAAATCAG GTGCTACATATGAAAATAACTAAGTACCAGAATGACATGAAGTTGAAAGCCCAGGATTCAAACACAGATATTGTCAGGCTGAAGGGAGTACTTAAGTCTAAA GAGAGAGAGAACTGTGAGCTTTTGGAGAATTACCACAAAGCCTGTGAACAAAGAGAAAGTTGGGAAGCAAAGTGCCATCAAGCAGAAGCAGATTGTAACTCTGTTAGATTTGCATTAAAAAGTGTGGAATCTGAGAACCGCAggttgaaagagaaaatgaagaccCTTGAAACAGGGATGGAACGA CATTTAACAATAGAAGAAGCATATCAGTCTCAGCTTTCTACCTTACGCAAGTCTTTTGTGAAAATGGAAGGAGAGCTTCAAAACATACATCAGGAGAGAGTCTCTATACTTGCAAATATCACATCTGTGCAAGAACTTTGCCTTAAATTAGATGCAGGCAAAGAAGTATTAAGTCAGCAGTTAACTTCCACAtcagagaaggcagagagggtatgtgaaataaattag